One window of the Amycolatopsis mediterranei genome contains the following:
- a CDS encoding M14 family zinc carboxypeptidase, whose amino-acid sequence MASRSLSRLALAASGVLLTSLLGGTATAQTADTPVFWRVPATATQAQALAAAGFDVEEGDGGSVDVVGGQAVAAKLRALGYRPSYFDTVYKELPARTESLAADTFYGGYRTVTAQENHLAQVASAHPDLATKYTIGQSWKKTKGQGGHDIQAICLTKKQTGDCTLSTTSTKPKFFLMAQIHARELSTGELAWRWIDYLADGYATDATAKSILDTTEVWVVPIANPDGVDIVASGGNSPKLQRKNANNSRGGCSGTNIGVDLNRNSTYRWGGDSNSACAETYQGVSAGSEPEVQALEKLARAIFPDQRGTGNNDPAPATAKGTMITLHSYGNDIIIPWGFTQATSPNDAQYRRLGAKYSASNGYLVGTNEETVGYDTSGTTDDFTYGELGVASVTFEVGGSSGSCGGFLPKYTCVDSTFWPKNKGALVTAAKAAAAPYQQ is encoded by the coding sequence ATGGCGTCAAGGTCCCTGTCCCGGCTCGCCCTCGCGGCGTCCGGGGTCCTGCTCACCTCCCTGCTCGGCGGCACCGCCACCGCGCAGACGGCGGACACGCCGGTGTTCTGGCGCGTCCCGGCCACCGCGACCCAGGCGCAGGCGCTGGCCGCGGCCGGTTTCGACGTCGAAGAAGGGGATGGCGGCAGCGTCGACGTCGTCGGCGGCCAAGCCGTCGCCGCGAAGCTGCGGGCGCTCGGCTACCGGCCCTCGTACTTCGACACCGTCTACAAGGAACTCCCCGCGCGGACGGAGAGCCTGGCGGCGGACACCTTCTACGGTGGCTACCGGACCGTCACCGCGCAGGAGAACCACCTCGCACAGGTCGCCTCGGCGCACCCCGACCTGGCCACGAAGTACACGATCGGCCAGTCGTGGAAGAAGACCAAGGGCCAGGGCGGCCACGACATCCAGGCGATCTGCCTGACCAAGAAGCAGACCGGCGACTGCACGCTGTCGACGACGTCGACGAAGCCGAAGTTCTTCCTGATGGCCCAGATCCACGCGCGCGAGCTGTCGACCGGCGAGCTCGCCTGGCGCTGGATCGACTACCTCGCCGACGGCTACGCCACCGACGCCACCGCGAAGTCCATTTTGGACACGACCGAGGTGTGGGTGGTGCCGATCGCCAACCCCGACGGCGTCGACATCGTCGCTTCCGGCGGGAACTCGCCGAAGCTGCAGCGCAAGAACGCGAACAACTCCCGCGGCGGCTGCAGCGGCACGAACATCGGCGTCGACCTCAACCGCAACTCGACTTATCGGTGGGGCGGCGACTCCAACTCCGCCTGCGCGGAGACCTACCAGGGCGTGAGCGCGGGTTCGGAGCCGGAGGTGCAGGCGCTGGAGAAGCTGGCCCGCGCGATCTTCCCGGACCAGCGCGGCACCGGGAACAACGACCCGGCGCCCGCGACCGCCAAGGGCACGATGATCACGCTGCACAGCTACGGCAACGACATCATCATCCCGTGGGGCTTCACCCAAGCCACTTCGCCGAACGACGCCCAGTACCGCAGGCTCGGCGCGAAGTACTCCGCGTCCAACGGCTACCTCGTCGGCACGAACGAGGAGACCGTCGGCTACGACACGTCCGGCACCACCGACGACTTCACCTACGGCGAACTGGGTGTCGCCAGCGTGACGTTCGAGGTCGGCGGTTCGAGCGGCTCCTGCGGTGGCTTCCTGCCGAAGTACACGTGCGTGGACAGCACGTTCTGGCCGAAGAACAAGGGCGCGCTGGTCACCGCGGCCAAGGCCGCGGCGGCGCCGTACCAGCAGTGA
- a CDS encoding biotin carboxylase N-terminal domain-containing protein: MFSRVAIVNRGEAAMRLIHAVRDLSAETGTRIETVALYTDADRTATFVREADLAYDLGPASARPYLDLAKLEQALVETKADAAWVGWGFVAEDPAFAQLCEKVGVTFVGPSADAMRKLGDKIGAKLIAEEVGVPVAPWSRGEVATLEDALKAGERIGYPLMLKATAGGGGRGIRMVASGEDLAEAYERTSQEALRAFGSGVVFLERLVTGARHVEVQVISDGTTAWALGVRDCSVQRRNQKIIEESASPVLAPPQTAELKTSAERLAVAVGYRGACTVEFLYHPGEKLFAFLEVNTRLQVEHPITEITTGTDLVKLQLHVAGGGKLEGEQPAESGHAVEARLNAEDPDRDFAPSPGRIARLALPAGPGIRVDTGVSEGDTIPADFDSMIAKIIAYGRDRDEALGRLRRAMAETTVIIEGGATNKSFVLDLLDQPEVIDASADTGWIDRVRAEGRLVTHRHSAIALAAAAIEAYQDEEEVSVQRLLSTAHGGRPQVQHESGRPLDLKLRGVGYRVSVARAGRSRFRVGISAGSSDVHHADIEIDRFDAHSGRILVNGRRFRLVSATHGPIHLVEVDGVTHRVSRDEGGVVRSPAPALVVATPLAVGAEVEANAPILVLESMKMETVLRAPFRARVRECPVSVGSQVETGAPLMRLEPLADGAEDEAADETETVEIELPSVPDGVSAAERVERGLNDLRSLLLGFDVDPAERKRLVATYLEARAELGNRPVEGELELLTVFADLSELSRNTPGGELDTEPGSPVHSSREFFHSYLQSLDVERAGVTESFQAKLKRVLAHYGVPDLERTPELEAAVFRIFLAQQRTAADVAVVSELLRQWLTGAPPAEALSERAGLTLEHLVEATQVRFPAVSDLARGVVFRWFAQPLLRRNRARVYAAVRTELSYLDQHPDAPDRAERIQAMITGSQPLVRLIGQRIGRPGRDHAPLLEVLTRRYYGNRRLSGVAVREAGGHRWLTAELNTPEGVLPLVTTAVDIAALPDALRTLGEVATEGVVADLYLRWEDQPDVDATAERLGALLAENPLPAGVRRVVVTVAGTGGAVMHHHFTFERDGAGFTEDRLIRGLHPQIAQRLQLQRLREFDLTRLPSADEEIYLFKAAAKTNPADERLIAMGQVRDLTPLREADGRLVALPALEDAVTACLDAIRNIQAQRPQNKRFDTNRIMMYVWPPTDLTTEELNTLVQRILPTSVGAGLEEVQFLARRRTEAGKLTELAVRIALDPGHGARLHVEAPSTEPVKPLDDYRLKVLRAARRGTVYPYELTGLLSGPEGTFTEYDLESSGGGVLVPVDRPKGKNTAAIIAGVVTTPTERHPEGVTRVVLLGDPTKSLGALSEPECSRVIAALDLAERMQVPLEWFALSSGARISMSSGTENMDWVAAALKRIVTFTQDGGEINIVVNGINVGAQPYWNAEATMLMHTKGILVMTPDSAMVLTGKQALDFSGGVSAEDNFGIGGYDRVMGPNGQAQYWAPNLPAARQVLMAHYDHTYVVPGEAGPRKVSTSDPVDRDVSPFPHAIVGSDFRSVGEIFSAEHNPDRKKPFDIRTVMRALSDQDHPVLERWAGMADADTSAVQDVHIGGRPVCLVGIESRSVPRRGFPPTDGPDTYTAGTLFPRSSKKTARAINAASGNRPLVVLANLSGFDGSPESLRKLQLEYGAEIGRAIVNFEGPIVFCVISRYHGGAFVVFSKALNPNMTVLALEGSFASVLGGAPAAAVVFAGEVNNRTANDPRVTELLAQVAAAGGASRAALNAQLAEVQSAVRAEKVSEVAAEFDRVHSIQRAVEVGSVDAIISAAELRPRIIEAIEHGLKR, encoded by the coding sequence GTGTTCAGTCGTGTCGCCATCGTCAACCGCGGAGAGGCCGCGATGCGGCTCATCCACGCCGTCCGGGATCTGTCGGCGGAAACCGGGACGCGGATCGAGACGGTCGCCCTCTACACCGACGCCGACCGCACCGCCACGTTCGTCCGCGAGGCCGACCTGGCCTACGACCTGGGGCCGGCCTCGGCCCGCCCCTACCTCGACCTGGCCAAGCTCGAGCAGGCGCTGGTCGAGACGAAGGCCGACGCCGCCTGGGTGGGCTGGGGCTTCGTGGCCGAGGACCCGGCCTTCGCGCAGCTGTGTGAGAAGGTCGGCGTCACCTTCGTCGGGCCGAGCGCGGACGCGATGCGCAAGCTCGGCGACAAGATCGGCGCGAAGCTGATCGCCGAAGAGGTCGGCGTGCCGGTCGCGCCGTGGAGCCGCGGCGAGGTCGCCACGCTCGAAGACGCGCTGAAGGCCGGCGAGCGGATCGGCTACCCGCTGATGCTCAAGGCCACCGCGGGCGGCGGCGGGCGCGGCATCCGCATGGTCGCCTCCGGCGAGGACCTGGCCGAGGCCTACGAGCGCACCAGCCAGGAAGCGCTGCGCGCGTTCGGCTCCGGTGTCGTGTTCCTGGAGCGCCTGGTCACCGGCGCCCGGCACGTCGAGGTCCAGGTCATCTCCGACGGCACGACGGCGTGGGCGCTCGGCGTCCGCGACTGCTCGGTGCAGCGGCGCAACCAGAAGATCATCGAGGAGTCGGCCTCCCCGGTCCTCGCGCCGCCGCAGACGGCCGAGCTGAAGACGTCGGCGGAGCGGCTCGCGGTGGCCGTGGGCTACCGCGGCGCGTGCACCGTCGAGTTCCTCTACCACCCGGGCGAGAAGCTGTTCGCCTTCCTCGAGGTCAACACCCGCCTGCAGGTCGAGCACCCGATCACCGAGATCACCACCGGCACCGACCTGGTCAAGCTGCAGCTGCACGTCGCAGGCGGCGGGAAGCTCGAGGGCGAGCAGCCGGCCGAGAGCGGTCACGCCGTCGAGGCCCGGCTCAACGCCGAAGACCCCGACCGCGACTTCGCCCCCTCCCCCGGCCGCATCGCGCGGCTGGCGCTGCCGGCAGGCCCCGGCATCCGCGTCGACACCGGCGTCAGCGAGGGCGACACCATCCCGGCCGACTTCGACTCGATGATCGCCAAGATCATCGCCTACGGCCGCGACCGCGACGAAGCACTCGGCCGGCTGCGCCGCGCGATGGCCGAGACCACGGTGATCATCGAGGGCGGCGCGACCAACAAGAGCTTCGTGCTCGACCTGCTCGACCAGCCCGAGGTGATCGACGCCAGCGCCGACACCGGCTGGATCGACCGCGTCCGCGCCGAAGGCCGCCTGGTCACCCACCGGCACTCCGCGATCGCGCTCGCCGCGGCCGCCATCGAGGCCTACCAGGACGAAGAAGAGGTCTCCGTCCAGCGGCTGCTGTCCACCGCGCACGGCGGCCGCCCGCAGGTGCAGCACGAAAGCGGCCGCCCGCTCGACCTCAAGCTCCGCGGCGTCGGCTACCGCGTGTCCGTCGCCAGGGCCGGGCGGAGCCGTTTCCGCGTCGGCATCTCGGCCGGCTCGTCCGACGTGCACCACGCCGACATCGAGATCGACCGGTTCGACGCCCACAGCGGCCGGATCCTGGTCAACGGGCGGCGGTTCCGGCTGGTTTCGGCCACCCACGGGCCGATCCACCTCGTCGAGGTCGACGGCGTCACCCACCGCGTCAGCCGAGACGAAGGCGGCGTCGTCCGCTCCCCCGCGCCCGCGCTGGTCGTCGCCACGCCGCTGGCCGTCGGTGCCGAGGTCGAGGCGAACGCGCCGATCCTGGTGCTGGAGAGCATGAAGATGGAGACGGTGCTGCGCGCGCCGTTCCGCGCCCGCGTCCGCGAATGCCCGGTGTCCGTCGGCAGCCAGGTCGAGACCGGCGCGCCGCTGATGCGCCTGGAACCCCTGGCCGACGGCGCCGAGGACGAAGCGGCCGACGAGACCGAGACCGTCGAGATCGAGCTGCCTTCGGTGCCGGACGGCGTGTCCGCGGCCGAGCGCGTCGAACGCGGCCTGAACGACCTGCGCAGCCTCCTGCTCGGCTTCGACGTCGACCCGGCCGAGCGCAAGCGGCTCGTCGCGACCTACCTGGAGGCCCGCGCCGAGCTGGGCAACCGGCCGGTCGAGGGCGAACTCGAGCTGCTCACCGTCTTCGCCGACCTGTCCGAGCTCAGCCGCAACACCCCGGGCGGCGAACTCGACACCGAACCGGGCAGCCCGGTGCACAGCTCGCGCGAGTTCTTCCACAGCTACCTGCAGAGCCTCGACGTCGAACGCGCCGGCGTCACCGAAAGCTTCCAGGCGAAGCTGAAGCGCGTCCTCGCGCACTACGGCGTCCCCGACCTGGAGCGCACGCCGGAGCTGGAGGCCGCGGTCTTCCGGATCTTCCTGGCCCAGCAGCGGACGGCGGCCGACGTCGCGGTCGTCTCCGAGCTGCTGCGGCAGTGGCTCACCGGGGCACCGCCGGCCGAGGCGCTCAGCGAACGCGCCGGGCTCACCCTGGAGCACTTGGTCGAGGCCACGCAGGTGCGCTTCCCCGCGGTGTCCGACCTGGCCCGCGGTGTGGTCTTCCGCTGGTTCGCCCAGCCGCTGCTGCGCCGCAACCGCGCCCGCGTCTACGCCGCCGTCCGCACCGAGCTGAGCTACCTCGACCAGCACCCGGACGCCCCGGATCGCGCCGAGCGGATCCAGGCCATGATCACCGGCTCGCAGCCGCTGGTCCGGCTGATCGGGCAGCGGATCGGGCGGCCGGGCCGCGACCACGCGCCGCTGCTGGAGGTGCTGACCCGCCGGTACTACGGCAACCGCCGGCTCTCCGGCGTCGCCGTGCGCGAAGCCGGTGGGCACCGCTGGCTGACCGCCGAGCTGAACACCCCCGAAGGCGTGCTGCCGCTCGTCACCACCGCCGTCGACATCGCCGCCCTGCCCGATGCTCTCCGCACGCTCGGCGAGGTGGCCACCGAAGGCGTCGTCGCCGACCTGTACCTGCGCTGGGAAGACCAGCCGGACGTCGACGCGACCGCGGAGCGGCTCGGTGCGCTGCTCGCCGAAAACCCCCTGCCCGCCGGTGTGCGCCGGGTTGTGGTCACCGTGGCCGGCACCGGCGGCGCGGTGATGCACCACCACTTCACCTTCGAACGCGACGGGGCCGGCTTCACCGAGGACCGGCTGATCCGCGGCCTGCACCCGCAGATCGCCCAGCGCCTGCAGCTGCAGCGGCTGCGCGAGTTCGACCTCACCCGGCTGCCCTCGGCGGACGAGGAGATCTACCTCTTCAAGGCCGCGGCGAAGACCAACCCGGCCGACGAGCGGCTGATCGCGATGGGCCAGGTCCGCGACCTGACGCCGCTGCGCGAGGCCGACGGACGGCTGGTCGCGCTGCCGGCGCTCGAGGACGCGGTCACCGCCTGTCTCGACGCGATCCGCAACATCCAGGCGCAGCGGCCGCAGAACAAGCGGTTCGACACGAACCGCATCATGATGTACGTCTGGCCGCCGACCGACCTGACCACCGAGGAGCTCAACACCCTCGTCCAGCGCATCCTGCCGACTTCGGTGGGCGCCGGGCTGGAGGAGGTCCAGTTCCTGGCGCGGCGGCGCACGGAGGCGGGCAAGCTGACCGAGCTCGCCGTCCGGATCGCCCTCGACCCCGGCCACGGTGCGCGGCTGCACGTCGAGGCGCCGTCGACCGAGCCGGTGAAGCCCCTGGACGACTACCGCCTGAAGGTGCTGCGCGCGGCGCGCCGGGGCACCGTGTACCCGTACGAGCTGACCGGGCTGCTCTCCGGCCCGGAGGGCACCTTCACCGAATACGACCTGGAATCCTCGGGCGGTGGCGTCCTGGTCCCGGTCGACCGGCCGAAGGGCAAGAACACCGCGGCGATCATCGCCGGCGTCGTCACGACCCCGACCGAGCGGCACCCCGAGGGCGTCACCCGCGTCGTGCTGCTGGGCGACCCGACGAAGTCGCTCGGCGCCCTCTCGGAGCCGGAATGCTCGCGCGTCATCGCGGCGCTCGACCTGGCCGAGCGGATGCAGGTGCCGCTGGAGTGGTTCGCGCTGTCGTCGGGCGCGCGGATCTCGATGTCCTCGGGCACCGAGAACATGGACTGGGTCGCCGCGGCGCTCAAGCGGATCGTCACGTTCACCCAGGACGGCGGCGAGATCAACATCGTGGTGAACGGGATCAACGTCGGCGCCCAGCCGTACTGGAACGCCGAAGCCACGATGCTCATGCACACCAAGGGCATCCTGGTGATGACGCCGGATTCGGCGATGGTGCTCACCGGCAAGCAGGCGCTCGACTTCTCGGGTGGCGTGTCGGCCGAGGACAACTTCGGCATCGGCGGCTACGACCGCGTGATGGGCCCGAACGGCCAGGCGCAGTACTGGGCGCCGAACCTGCCGGCCGCGCGGCAGGTGCTGATGGCGCACTACGACCACACGTACGTGGTGCCGGGCGAGGCCGGCCCGCGCAAGGTGAGCACGAGCGACCCGGTCGACCGGGACGTCTCGCCGTTCCCGCACGCGATCGTCGGCAGCGACTTCCGGTCGGTCGGAGAGATCTTCTCCGCCGAGCACAACCCGGACCGCAAGAAGCCGTTCGACATCCGCACGGTGATGCGCGCGCTGTCCGACCAGGACCACCCGGTGCTGGAGCGCTGGGCGGGCATGGCCGATGCAGACACGTCCGCGGTGCAGGACGTGCACATCGGCGGCCGCCCGGTCTGCCTGGTCGGCATCGAGTCGCGGTCGGTCCCCCGCCGCGGCTTCCCGCCCACCGACGGGCCGGACACCTACACCGCGGGCACGCTGTTCCCGCGGTCGTCGAAGAAGACGGCCCGGGCGATCAACGCGGCCTCGGGCAATCGGCCGCTGGTGGTGCTGGCGAACCTGTCGGGCTTCGACGGCTCGCCGGAGTCGCTGCGCAAGCTGCAGCTGGAGTACGGCGCGGAGATCGGCCGGGCGATCGTCAACTTCGAGGGCCCGATCGTGTTCTGCGTGATTTCGCGGTACCACGGCGGCGCGTTCGTGGTGTTCTCCAAGGCGCTCAACCCGAACATGACGGTGCTGGCCCTGGAGGGCTCGTTCGCCTCGGTGCTGGGCGGCGCCCCGGCGGCGGCGGTGGTGTTCGCCGGCGAAGTCAACAACCGCACGGCGAACGACCCGCGCGTAACGGAGCTGCTGGCCCAGGTGGCGGCGGCCGGCGGCGCTTCCCGCGCGGCGTTGAACGCCCAGCTGGCGGAAGTCCAGTCGGCGGTCCGCGCGGAGAAGGTCAGCGAGGTGGCGGCGGAGTTCGACCGCGTCCACAGCATCCAGCGCGCGGTCGAGGTCGGCTCGGTGGACGCGATCATCTCGGCGGCCGAGCTGCGCCCGCGGATCATCGAAGCGATCGAACACGGCTTGAAGCGCTAG
- a CDS encoding DUF6345 domain-containing protein, with translation MALLKNGVVTAPPGAAAGARALISADPFGSGTGAAADRGANRYGVCSIEDFPPGMNDLSFTHEDAGGFYNYVKQFAAPNFWYTDGGVLSWIYGEEYDDWQGTYGFDACVAEYHSGHGTMDGNGVFWMPMGGTWGGSAWASSADMRLGNEVARYLFFSTCLSLRIGDGNSPIRTWDAANLGLRMIFGFESTSVDSPNYGAYFFSKWNGNGHKFGKAWLDASWDIDHHQAPSVAACGATQAEAQDRLWNEGSFSTAAASKNWWWWTWYDAAKSIQAPRLELPGSAQTARFAPQRLSPSRLAELAGHYGVRLGGGVPAGAMGPHGLVLGEGQDGPRLSVDHRGVREITFADADGTGRDAPSADEAVRIAQDAVETFGLADRVDLVADKVRHQYHAGGTADDIADPRVRETHVVFTQLVDGHPVVTPGLGEVRVGIDGGGTVTTIVDATREVERLGEGAPAAPPPSGAATRDPSTVDEALDAPLQRLLRRLSAGGRVPAEVRTIPDSTAVGYALRGDDGTPVVRRTVEVDCGAGLAKRYVLEAPLR, from the coding sequence ATGGCACTGCTCAAGAACGGCGTGGTCACCGCGCCACCCGGTGCGGCCGCCGGCGCACGGGCACTGATCTCGGCCGATCCGTTCGGCTCCGGGACCGGCGCCGCCGCCGATCGGGGTGCGAACCGGTACGGCGTCTGCTCCATCGAGGACTTCCCGCCCGGGATGAACGACCTTTCCTTCACCCACGAGGACGCGGGTGGTTTCTACAATTACGTCAAGCAGTTCGCCGCGCCGAACTTCTGGTACACCGACGGCGGGGTGCTGTCGTGGATCTACGGCGAGGAGTACGACGACTGGCAGGGCACCTACGGCTTCGACGCCTGCGTCGCCGAGTACCACTCGGGGCACGGGACGATGGACGGCAACGGTGTCTTCTGGATGCCGATGGGCGGCACCTGGGGCGGGTCGGCCTGGGCGAGCTCGGCCGACATGCGCCTGGGCAACGAGGTCGCGCGCTACCTGTTCTTCTCCACCTGCCTCTCGCTGCGCATCGGCGACGGCAACAGCCCGATCCGCACGTGGGACGCGGCCAACCTGGGCCTGCGGATGATCTTCGGCTTCGAGTCGACCAGCGTCGACAGCCCGAACTACGGCGCCTACTTCTTCAGCAAGTGGAACGGCAACGGCCACAAGTTCGGCAAGGCGTGGCTGGACGCGTCGTGGGACATCGACCACCACCAGGCGCCCTCGGTCGCCGCGTGCGGGGCGACGCAGGCCGAGGCGCAGGACCGGCTGTGGAACGAAGGATCCTTCTCGACCGCCGCCGCGTCGAAGAACTGGTGGTGGTGGACCTGGTACGACGCCGCCAAGAGCATCCAGGCACCGCGGCTGGAGCTGCCCGGCTCGGCGCAGACCGCCCGGTTCGCCCCGCAACGGCTCTCCCCGTCGCGGCTGGCCGAGCTGGCCGGCCACTACGGCGTCCGGCTCGGCGGCGGGGTGCCCGCCGGCGCGATGGGCCCGCACGGCCTCGTGCTCGGCGAGGGCCAGGACGGTCCGCGGCTGAGCGTCGACCACCGGGGAGTCCGCGAAATCACCTTCGCCGACGCCGACGGCACCGGCCGGGACGCGCCGAGCGCGGACGAAGCCGTCCGGATCGCCCAGGACGCCGTCGAGACCTTCGGCCTGGCCGACCGCGTCGACCTGGTCGCCGACAAGGTGCGCCACCAGTACCACGCCGGCGGCACCGCCGACGACATCGCCGACCCGCGGGTGCGCGAGACCCACGTGGTGTTCACGCAGCTGGTCGACGGCCACCCGGTCGTCACGCCGGGCCTCGGCGAGGTGCGGGTCGGCATCGACGGCGGCGGCACGGTGACGACGATCGTCGACGCCACCCGCGAGGTCGAGCGGCTGGGCGAAGGCGCACCCGCGGCGCCGCCGCCGTCCGGTGCGGCCACCCGCGATCCGTCCACTGTGGACGAGGCGCTCGACGCGCCGCTGCAGCGGCTGCTGCGCCGGCTCTCGGCCGGCGGCCGCGTGCCCGCCGAGGTCCGCACGATCCCGGACTCGACGGCGGTCGGCTACGCGCTGCGCGGCGACGACGGCACCCCGGTCGTCCGGCGGACCGTCGAGGTCGACTGCGGTGCGGGGCTCGCGAAGCGGTACGTCCTGGAGGCTCCGCTGCGCTGA